The genomic region CAAGTCCATTGCCCTCCAGTACGGACTCCATGCCTCGTTCATGGCCAAGCCGATCGCCGGCATCAACGGCAGCGGTATGCACACCCACGGCTCGCTCTCCAAGAACGGCAAGAATGCCTTCTTCGATGCGAACGCGGAACTGCAGCTCTCCGACACCTGTCTCTACTATATCGGCGGTCTCCTCAAGCACGCAAAGGCCATCACGCGTGTGGCAAACCCGACCATCAACTCCTACAAGCGCCTGGTCCCCGGCTATGAAGCCCCCTGTTATCTTGCCTGGAGTGCGGCAAACCGCTCTGCCCTTGTCCGCGTTCCCGCAGCCCGTGGCAACAGCACCCGTGCCGAGTTCCGCAGCCCGGACCCGATGTGCAACCCGTACCTCACCTTTGCCTGCATGCTTGCAGCCGGTATGGACGGCATCAAGAACAAGATCATGCCGCCGGAGTCCACCAACACCAACATCTACCACCTCAATGCAAAAGACCGCAAGAGGTTAAAAGTCGAGATGCTCCCGGCGAGCTTAGCAGAGGCAAACGCAGCGCTCCTGAAAGACGAAGTGATCTGCAATACCCTTGGCGAGCATGTGGTGACCAACCTCACCCGCATTGCCGAGATGGAAACCGATGCCTTCCGGCTCGCGGTCCACCCGTGGGAACTGGAAAGGTACCTGGCAACCTACTAATCAAAAAATTTTTTAGAATTTTCGGCGATGTTTGGACTTGTAATCCCGTAACGGTCGGCCGATCGTTCTGTTAATTCTCTCAAGCCCGGGCTATGGCTCAATGGTGAGTGGACACGGAGTGTCACTCAGGATCAATTTGGGATTTGATCCGGCCGGATGAAACAGAACCTCTGCAGATTCTCAAATACGGTGATTACTATGGCGATGGATACTGGTGTAACCTGCTGGCTTCTCGTATCAGCACTGCTTGTCATGCTGATGACTCCCGGTGTCGGCCTTTTTTATGGCGGACTTGTTCGAAAGAAGAATTTCATCTCGATGATTGCGCTCTCGTTTGTGAGCCTGGCGCTCGCGAGCATCCATTGGATCCTGATCGGGTACTCGCTTGCATTCGGGCCGGATGTCGGGGGGTTCATCGGGAACCTGGATTATCTCGGGTTATCCGGAGTGAGTGCAAGTGCCGGGACGGGAACCTATCCCCCGCTCGTCTTCATGGCGTTCCAGCTCTTCTTTGCAGCGGTGACTGTGACGATTGTCACCTCGGCAGTTGCTGAGCGGATCAAACTCTCCTCCTATATTGTCTTCTCGCTTGTCTGGCTCACGGTCGTGTATTGCCCTCTTGCACACTGGGCCTGGGGGGGCGGATGGGCGCAGCAGATGGGACTCATCGATTTTGCCGGGGGAACGGTTGTTGAGATCTGTTCCGGGTTTGCAGCTCTTGCGCTCGCTCTTGTCATCGGGCGCCGGGCCGGCTTCGGGGAGCATGCCCTTGAGCCCCACAATATCCCGATAGCTCTTCTGGGTGCAGCGCTCCTCTGGTTCGGCTGGTTCGGGTTCAATGCGGGCAGTGCTCTTGCCGTGAACAGCAGTGCGGCAATTGCCTTTGTCAATACCAACACTGCCGCTGCAGCCGGTACCCTTGCCTGGATGGTTGCGAGCTGGTACCGCGGCAAGCCCAGCTCCCTGGGGATGGTGAGCGGCGCTATTGCCGGGATGGTGGCGATCACGCCCGCCGCCGGTTTTGTCACACCGCTTGTTGCCGTGCTTATCGGGGCGGTTGCCGGTGTGCTCTGCTATTACATGATGCTTGTACGGATCTCCAAAAAGCTGGACGAGAGTCTCGATGCCTGGGCAATCCATGGCATGGGCGGGCTCTGGGGAACGCTTGCAACCGGCATCTTTGCAGCAGCAGCTATCGGTGGATTCACCGGTCTTCTGGAAGGAAATTCCTCGCAGTTCCTCTACAATGCCGTGGGGGCATTTGCAGCTCTTGCGTATGCGTTTGTCGTCACCTGGATCATCGGCATCGCGATCGATCGGACGATCGGCCTGCGCGTAACCGCGGATGAAGAGTACGTGGGTCTTGATATCTGCCAGCATGGGGAACGGGCCTAGAGAAGTCATATCCCGTATCTCTTTTTCGTCCTGTAATCGTCAGTGATGTATTGCCGGAATTTCCGGTTTTTTTGTAATGTTCCCTTTTCTCATCCAGCGCTTTTTTGCGGTTTTCTTATCCGGTAAATTGCAGAATTAGAAATATTTTTAAGTGTAGGAATACAATTTCCTTCCTACAATTGTACCAACCCTATGATTACACAAAGCAGAGCAGAACAGGAGTAAGAATCTCTGGCCTGGTATCCGCCGATTCCCCGGACTTGAAATCCGGCATGGGCGTTCTGGTTCAGATTCACTCCTTCTCCGGTCTGGAGAATGATTAAGAGCAGAAACAACAATGCAAAACTGGTTACAGGTGAATTGAATGGCTATAGATTCTGGAGCAACAGCATGGATCCTTGCCTCAACGGCGCTTGTCATGATCATGACGCCGGCGGTGGGATTCTTCTATGGGGGGCTCGTGCGCAGGAAAAATCTGATCTCCATGATCACCCTGTCGTTCGTCGCCTTTGCACTGGTAAGCATCCAGTGGGTAGTGATCGGGTACTCGCTTGCGTTCGGGAGCGATCCGTCGAGTTCTCTCAACGGGTTCATCGGCAACCTGCAGTACCTTGGACTGAACAATGTGGGGATGGACCCCGGGCCGTACAGTCCGGCAATTCCGGGTTTACTGTACATGGTATTCCAGCTGGTCTTTGCAACGGTGACCATGGCGATCGTAACATCCGGTATTGCCGAGCGTGTCAAGTTCAGTGCGTACCTGGTCTTCGCACTCATCTGGACAACGATCGTGTACGATCCGCTGGCCCACTGGGTATGGGGCGGCGGCTGGGCTGCACAGTTCGGCGCACTTGATTTCGCCGGCGGTACCGTGGTCCACATCAGCTCAGGGTTTGCTGCGCTTGCGCTTGCGCTTGTCATCGGGAAACGGGTCGGCTTTGGGAAATATTCCATGGAACCGAACAATATCCCGTTAACGATTCTCGGGGCTGCGCTCCTCTGGTTCGGCTGGTTCGGGTTCAATGCCGGCAGTGCGGTTGCAGCAAACGGTCTTGCGGCAAGCGCATTTGTTACCACCAACACCGCAGCAGCGGCCGGTGCAATGGCCTGGCTTATCGTCAGCTGGCTTAACGGCAAACCCAGTTCACTCGGATTCGTGAGCGGGGCTGTGGCAGGGCTGGTTGCCATAACGCCTGCAGCCGGGTACGTGACCCCGATGGCCGCAATCCTTATAGGTGCGGTTGGCGGTATATTCTGCTACGGCATTATGCTCTGGCGCATCCGGAAAGGTCTTGACGAGAGCCTCGATGCCTGGGCAATCCACGGCATGGGGGGTCTCTGGGGTGCGCTCGCAACCGGTATCTTTGCCGTGGCAGCGGTCAACGGTGCATCCGGCCTTCTTGAAGGAAATGTGCACCAGTTCGTTGCCAATGCAGCAGGTGCCTTTGCAGCGGTCATCTACGCGTTTGTCGTGACCTATATCCTCGCAGTGGTCATAGACAAGACGATTGGCCTGCGTGTCACAGAAGAGGAAGAGTATGTCGGTCTTGATATCTCGCAGCACGGGGAACGCTGCTGAAGTGGGAGGCGATGAAGATGAAACTGGTAAAAGCAGTCATCAAACCGGAACGATTCGAGTTTGTTAAAAAGGCACTGGAGGACAAAGGGTTCAACGGGATGACCATAACCGAAGTCAACGGTCGCGGGGAACAGAAGGGGATCTCCCTTGAGTACCGCGGCGGTCTTATGACGGTCGACCTCCTCCCCAAGATCCAGATCGAGATTGTTGTGAGGGACAGCGATGTTGATTCCCTCATCAGCACCCTTTCCGAATCGGCACGAACCGGCAAGATCGGGGATGGCAAGATCTTTGTTATCCCGGTGGAGAAGGCGATCCGGATCCGCACCGGTGAAACCGAAGTATAAATCTCTTTTTTTTATTTCCGCGGCCGTTCGCTGATGGAAAAGGCGTCCAGCACTTCGAGCGTTATCCGGGCCCCGAGCGTGGGCTGGATGGTCTCAAGCCAGAGGAAGAATCCCACCTTTGGGGGGGTCGGGCGCTCGAATTTGAAATGCCCGTCTTTCATCTGGATGAGCTTGTGGTATTCCTTCTTCTGCCGCGATCGCAGGTAGATGATCAGTTCATAGCCCGGAAGGTCGGTAGCGACAATCGCTTTTGAATAGAGTTTCGGGAACTCTTCAAACGTGATCTTCTTCCCCTTTACGGTAATCCCGTACGTGTCGCATACAGCTTTTATTGCCGGGGGGAAGAGTCCGCCGTACAGGACTTTTTTTACCAGTTGTCCGGTCGTTTCGGTAATCTCCGGGCAGATCCGGCCCGGTTTGTGCGCAATCTCCGTAAAGATCCTGTTCTTGACTTCATCGTGGTAGCGCTTGTAATCGAACGGGTGTTTCATCGGGATCTCGGTTGCCCGGATCAGCTTGGGATGGTTCTCGGGAAGGTTGTAGATGATGCGGGGGCGGTAATGCTTGACAAGCGATTTGATCTCCTCGCAGGAACTGGTGTGGATGATCGCGTTGGTCTTGTCTTTTGCAAGCCGCTTGACAACGGAATAATTCGAGAGATCGAATGACGAGACGAGCAAAAACGGGGTAATCTTCTGCCCATAGAGGTACCCGAGCAGTTTTTTCTTGTACGCGATCTCCACTTCGAACTCCTTGAGATCGGAGGGCGAGGTGACGACTTCGGCAAAAGCCACGTGATTGTCCCGGTCCACGAGCATCATGTCGAATTCGGCAAGATCCTGGCCGTTCCCCCTCACCGTGATGTCGCCGTATTTTGAATAGAACAGGCCGTTCTGGCCGATCCGGACATCCCCGCGATTCGGGGGGGCGTCGGCCCCTTTCATTGCCAGGTATTTTATGGCATCGGTCTTTTTTGAGATGTCCAGGAACATCTCGTACACGATTGCCTCGAACCAGCGGCCTTCAGCAGTCCGCATCGGTTCGATATCCGGGGAAAATAATTTTTTCCGCTCGATCTTGTTCATGTGCCGCGTGGCATTGATAGCGATTGCCGCTGTCGGTTTGAAGTGCCTGAAATTGGAATTGAGCCACGGGATCATGATAGCAGTAAAGAATCTCTGCCGTAATAGTAGATAACAATCTTCCCTGATTCCTTGAAAATCCGCAGTGCTCTCAGATCTCAGGAAAAATCCCCTTAATAGAAAACTATATATTTTAAAGAAAGAAATTGCCTTCGTACCTCAGATCTGTTCACTACTACAGGCCTGGGATCAGGGAATGGGGAGGGAACAATGCCTACTGCAAAAAAGATCGGCGGCATCGAACCCCTGCCACGGTATATCATGCCGGATGCATCGGTTCCTGCGTATGATGAGATTATGGAGCAGCTCCAGGAATATCACCGTTCGCTCATCGGATCGTCCTACTTCTATGTCCGGACTGAGAATGACAGGATAAGCCTGTGCCGGATCGTGCCCGGTGCGGGAAAACTATTCTTCCACGAAGTTGTTGATCATGAAAAACACGGGATATCCGAAGATGACCTGGAAGAGGCCGTCTCGCAGGGCGAGGGATCATTCACCACGCCCGGTTATTATCCTGTATCAGCACATATCGAGACGAAGCTAAGGGTGCTGCTGGATTATCCGTGAAATTACAAAATATTTTTTTTCAGTTTTTATGTTGGGGATGGGTTGGATCAAACCACTGCGCCGTGAGTTCTCAACATCAAGAATAAAAATGCTTACTCCACCAGACCCCCAGTTCGGGGGGGTTTACCGTTGGGAGGTGAATCTTAATATTGCGTTTTTGACCCGTGAGGGGTGAACCTCCATTTTCCGGAAAAAAGGAAATCCGGGCGCGCAAAGGGCTCTGTTTCATCTTTTCCTTAGGATCGCGACCGGATCATTTTGGCCTTTTTAGGGGGAGTTTTTCGGAGAAACGTACTATCGTTTCGGATTGCCCAACCGGGGGTTATACGCTGAGAATAACCAGGGAGTGTATATCTGTTCCAGCAGAGGTTCGGGACATGGGGCGTATTTCTGGTTCCGGGGGGATATGCCAAGGAAACGCGGTTTCGGGGTCTTAGGGGCATTAATAGTCTGCCCTTTGTCACATGAGGTTGGATAGAAATGAGATCCTGTTGATTTACGTACAGGCAGAATATCGCTGAAGTTTTTCCATCAAGAGTTCTGATAGATACAATCTGTCTTTTGTTAAATACGTGTAATCATTTGGAATAATATGGGTTTTTCCCAAAAAAAAATCACCGGGGTCATCCCCCGGCAAGCAGACGTAATCGACCGAAATGTCAGCGTTCAGTCGAGCAGCTGGCCCATGGCCTCGTCGTACCGGGCGGACATGACGTATTCGATGCCCGATACGCCGGCTGCTTCCTCGGTCAGTGCCATCAGGTCGTCGCGGGTGATGGTCGAGAGCCGGAAGTTCCTGCTGCCCGCCATGAGCTGCTGGAGTCCGGTGCGGAACTTGGATGCATAGGTGTAGACCCCGACTGCGCCCATGGGGATCTCCTTCATCTTGGTGCCGTACTTCTCCTTGAGCTCTTCGTAGCAGACAAAGATCTCGTTGATATTGTTGCCGTACTTCGAGACGGACTTGGGCAGGTCGCCTTCCTTTACCCACTTCTCGATGTTCTTGCCCACAAATCCGGGGATCATGAGGCCGCGGCCCATGCAGACCGCCTTGAAGTACGGGCTGCCCATGGCAAGTGCCTTGAAGACGCCGGGCTCATCGGAGAACCCACCGGCCATGGCGAGGTCGGGGACGCGGTAGCCCTTCTTCTCGAGTTTCTGGGCAAACTCATAGGTGAGCGCCTGCAGGTAGAACGTCGGGATACCCCACTCGTTCATCATCGGCCAGGGGCTCATGCCGGTACCGCCGGGTGCACCGTCGATGGTCAGGAGATCGATCTTGGCTTCCGAGCAGTAGCGCAGCGCCATGGCGAGTTCGACCATGGAGTACGCGCCGGTCTTTAAGGTCACGCGCTTGAAACCGATGTCGCGGAGCCGGTCGATCTCTTCGAGGAAACCCTCCTTGGTTACAAAGCCGAGCCGGGAGTGGCGCTCGAATTCCTTGATGGCGCCGGCCTTGAAGGCCGCCTGGTTCTCTTTTAAGGTCGGGTCCGGGAGGACGATGTAGCCGCGCTTCTTGAGCTCGATTGCGCGTTCCAGGGTCTTGACCTTGATCTCGCCGCCAATGCATTTCGCGCCCTGTCCCCACTTGAGCTCGATGGTGTCGAGATTGTGCTTGCTTGCAACGTACTCGGCAACGCCAAGCCGGGTGTCCTCGACGTTCATCTGAACGAGGATCTCACCGTACTTGTTGTGGAATTTCTTGTACAGGCTGATCCGGCGGTCCATCTCGGGCGACTCCTTGACTTTTTTCTTGGCGTCGAGTTTCAGGCCGGGGTCGATACCGCAGACGTTCTCACCGCAGACAAGGGTGATGCCTGAGATCGCTGCACCGACAGCGAAGTGCTCCCAGTTTGCCCGTGCTATCTCGGTTGAACCGAGTGCCCCGGTAAAGATCGGGACTTTCATTGCGACTTTCTTGCTCCAGCCGTATTCGGTCTCGGTATCAACGGAGGAGAAAACCGCTGAGTCCGGGCCTATCTCGGTTCCTTCGGGAAGACCTTTTGCCCCCTCTGCATATCCCTGGATATTGAGGTGGGAGTAATCGATCGGGTAGTTCTTGTCCGCGCCTGCGGTGATCTCGCCGAACGGGCCGGGGTACAGGACTTCCCTGCCGCGGAATGAGGCTAACCAGATCTCACAGCTGCCCTTGCATCCGTCAAGGCAGCGGGTACAGATACCTGAACACGGGGCAACATTCCGGGACCGGTTGACCGTTCCCGTTGCCTCGTTCGCATTTGGCTGTCTAAGATTCATGAATACACTTCCTCTTGAAATTGCTGTAAAATTCCTTGGTGAAAACACGAAGGATATGTTTGAGCGAATTACTGATCTCAAACAATTTTGTTTAAAATCTATTCGCTAATAAGCGCTTGCTTTCCACCATCTTATAAGTCTTTTGATTTTTTTTGATGGTGGAATAGAACTTCCATCCAATTTTCTCTGAAAAATGAACAAAAAAATCAAAAATCTGAAAAAAGGAACTATG from uncultured Methanoregula sp. harbors:
- a CDS encoding glutamine synthetase beta-grasp domain-containing protein encodes the protein MSADVTKMLKKIEADGVKFIRLQFTDIQGMPKNVSIPAIQAEKALTEGIWFDGSSIEGFARIEESDMILKPDPATYAVLPWRPQEGKVARFICDVQTYGNKPFEGDPRYILRKTMAEAAKAGYTFNTGPELEFFLFKMYDGVPTTEFEDHGAYFDLAPTDSAEDVRRDVVLALSEMGFEIEASHHEVADSQHEIDFKYGDALTTADRVITFKFATKSIALQYGLHASFMAKPIAGINGSGMHTHGSLSKNGKNAFFDANAELQLSDTCLYYIGGLLKHAKAITRVANPTINSYKRLVPGYEAPCYLAWSAANRSALVRVPAARGNSTRAEFRSPDPMCNPYLTFACMLAAGMDGIKNKIMPPESTNTNIYHLNAKDRKRLKVEMLPASLAEANAALLKDEVICNTLGEHVVTNLTRIAEMETDAFRLAVHPWELERYLATY
- a CDS encoding ammonium transporter, which gives rise to MAMDTGVTCWLLVSALLVMLMTPGVGLFYGGLVRKKNFISMIALSFVSLALASIHWILIGYSLAFGPDVGGFIGNLDYLGLSGVSASAGTGTYPPLVFMAFQLFFAAVTVTIVTSAVAERIKLSSYIVFSLVWLTVVYCPLAHWAWGGGWAQQMGLIDFAGGTVVEICSGFAALALALVIGRRAGFGEHALEPHNIPIALLGAALLWFGWFGFNAGSALAVNSSAAIAFVNTNTAAAAGTLAWMVASWYRGKPSSLGMVSGAIAGMVAITPAAGFVTPLVAVLIGAVAGVLCYYMMLVRISKKLDESLDAWAIHGMGGLWGTLATGIFAAAAIGGFTGLLEGNSSQFLYNAVGAFAALAYAFVVTWIIGIAIDRTIGLRVTADEEYVGLDICQHGERA
- a CDS encoding ammonium transporter, with product MAIDSGATAWILASTALVMIMTPAVGFFYGGLVRRKNLISMITLSFVAFALVSIQWVVIGYSLAFGSDPSSSLNGFIGNLQYLGLNNVGMDPGPYSPAIPGLLYMVFQLVFATVTMAIVTSGIAERVKFSAYLVFALIWTTIVYDPLAHWVWGGGWAAQFGALDFAGGTVVHISSGFAALALALVIGKRVGFGKYSMEPNNIPLTILGAALLWFGWFGFNAGSAVAANGLAASAFVTTNTAAAAGAMAWLIVSWLNGKPSSLGFVSGAVAGLVAITPAAGYVTPMAAILIGAVGGIFCYGIMLWRIRKGLDESLDAWAIHGMGGLWGALATGIFAVAAVNGASGLLEGNVHQFVANAAGAFAAVIYAFVVTYILAVVIDKTIGLRVTEEEEYVGLDISQHGERC
- a CDS encoding P-II family nitrogen regulator — protein: MKLVKAVIKPERFEFVKKALEDKGFNGMTITEVNGRGEQKGISLEYRGGLMTVDLLPKIQIEIVVRDSDVDSLISTLSESARTGKIGDGKIFVIPVEKAIRIRTGETEV
- a CDS encoding glutamate synthase-related protein, whose amino-acid sequence is MNLRQPNANEATGTVNRSRNVAPCSGICTRCLDGCKGSCEIWLASFRGREVLYPGPFGEITAGADKNYPIDYSHLNIQGYAEGAKGLPEGTEIGPDSAVFSSVDTETEYGWSKKVAMKVPIFTGALGSTEIARANWEHFAVGAAISGITLVCGENVCGIDPGLKLDAKKKVKESPEMDRRISLYKKFHNKYGEILVQMNVEDTRLGVAEYVASKHNLDTIELKWGQGAKCIGGEIKVKTLERAIELKKRGYIVLPDPTLKENQAAFKAGAIKEFERHSRLGFVTKEGFLEEIDRLRDIGFKRVTLKTGAYSMVELAMALRYCSEAKIDLLTIDGAPGGTGMSPWPMMNEWGIPTFYLQALTYEFAQKLEKKGYRVPDLAMAGGFSDEPGVFKALAMGSPYFKAVCMGRGLMIPGFVGKNIEKWVKEGDLPKSVSKYGNNINEIFVCYEELKEKYGTKMKEIPMGAVGVYTYASKFRTGLQQLMAGSRNFRLSTITRDDLMALTEEAAGVSGIEYVMSARYDEAMGQLLD